In one window of Pseudoliparis swirei isolate HS2019 ecotype Mariana Trench chromosome 15, NWPU_hadal_v1, whole genome shotgun sequence DNA:
- the tpm2 gene encoding tropomyosin beta chain isoform X7 has product MASLASMDAVRRKIQGLQLAAADAEERAELLHEEADTERHGRERAEAEVASLNRRIQLVEEELDRAQERLATALQKLEEAEKAADESERGMKVIENRASKDEEKMEIQEMQLKEAKHIAEEADRKYEEVARKLVILEGDLERSEERAEVAEARVRELEEELRLMDQNMKSMMCGDEEYSQKEDKYEEEIKVLTDKLKEAETRAEFAERSVAKLEKTIDDLEEKVAKAKEENLDMHQVLDETLLELNNL; this is encoded by the exons ATGGCGTCGCTCGCCTCCATGGACGCGGTCCGGAGGAAGATTCAGGGCCTCCAGCTCGCGGCGGCCGACGCGGAGGAGCGAGCCGAGCTGCTGCATGAGGAGGCGGACACGGAGCGGCACGGCCGAGAGCGG gcagaGGCAGAAGTGGCCTCTCTAAACAGGCGCAtccagctggtggaggaggagctggaccgaGCTCAGGAGAGACTCGCCACCGCGCTGCAGaagctggaggaggcggagaaagCTGCTGATGAGAGCGAGag aggaatGAAGGTCATTGAGAACAGGGCGTCGAAGGacgaggagaagatggagatcCAGGAGATGCAGCTGAAGGAGGCCAAACACATCGCGGAGGAGGCCGACCGCAAATATGAAGAG gtGGCCCGTAAGCTGGTGATCCTGGAGGGCGACCTGGAGCGCTCAGAGGAGCGAGCCGAGGTGGCGGAGGC ACGAgtgagggagctggaggaggagctcagactCATGGACCAGAACATGAAGTCCATGATGTGCGGAGATGAAGAG TACTCACAAAAGGAGGACAAATACGAGGAAGAGATCAAAGTCCTGACTGACAAGCTGAAGGAG GCCGAGACTCGTGCGGAGTTTGCTGAGAGGTCTGTGGCCAAGCTGGAGAAGACCATCGACGACCTGGAAG AGAAAGTGGCCAAAGCCAAAGAGGAGAACCTGGACATGCACCAGGTCCTGGACGAGACCCTCCTGGAGCTCAACAACCTATAG
- the tpm2 gene encoding tropomyosin beta chain isoform X5: MASLASMDAVRRKIQGLQLAAADAEERAELLHEEADTERHGRERAEAEVASLNRRIQLVEEELDRAQERLATALQKLEEAEKAADESERGMKVIENRASKDEEKMEIQEMQLKEAKHIAEEADRKYEEVARKLVILEGDLERSEERAEVAEAKSGDLEEELKNVTNNLKSLEAQAEKYSQKEDKYEEEIKVLTDKLKEAETRAEFAERSVAKLEKTIDDLEEKVAKAKEENLDMHQVLDETLLELNNL; the protein is encoded by the exons ATGGCGTCGCTCGCCTCCATGGACGCGGTCCGGAGGAAGATTCAGGGCCTCCAGCTCGCGGCGGCCGACGCGGAGGAGCGAGCCGAGCTGCTGCATGAGGAGGCGGACACGGAGCGGCACGGCCGAGAGCGG gcagaGGCAGAAGTGGCCTCTCTAAACAGGCGCAtccagctggtggaggaggagctggaccgaGCTCAGGAGAGACTCGCCACCGCGCTGCAGaagctggaggaggcggagaaagCTGCTGATGAGAGCGAGag aggaatGAAGGTCATTGAGAACAGGGCGTCGAAGGacgaggagaagatggagatcCAGGAGATGCAGCTGAAGGAGGCCAAACACATCGCGGAGGAGGCCGACCGCAAATATGAAGAG gtGGCCCGTAAGCTGGTGATCCTGGAGGGCGACCTGGAGCGCTCAGAGGAGCGAGCCGAGGTGGCGGAGGC TAAATCAGGTGACCTCGAGGAAGAGTTGAAAAATGTCACCAACAACTTGAAGTCCCTGGAAGCCCAGGCGGAGAAG TACTCACAAAAGGAGGACAAATACGAGGAAGAGATCAAAGTCCTGACTGACAAGCTGAAGGAG GCCGAGACTCGTGCGGAGTTTGCTGAGAGGTCTGTGGCCAAGCTGGAGAAGACCATCGACGACCTGGAAG AGAAAGTGGCCAAAGCCAAAGAGGAGAACCTGGACATGCACCAGGTCCTGGACGAGACCCTCCTGGAGCTCAACAACCTATAG
- the tpm2 gene encoding tropomyosin beta chain isoform X6 — translation MASLASMDAVRRKIQGLQLAAADAEERAELLHEEADTERHGRERAEAEVASLNRRIQLVEEELDRAQERLATALQKLEEAEKAADESERGMKVIENRASKDEEKMEIQEMQLKEAKHIAEEADRKYEEVARKLVILEGDLERSEERAEVAEAKSGDLEEELKNVTNNLKSLEAQAEKYSQKEDKYEEEIKVLTDKLKEAETRAEFAERSVAKLEKTIDDLEDEVYAQKLKGKALSEELDLALNDMTTL, via the exons ATGGCGTCGCTCGCCTCCATGGACGCGGTCCGGAGGAAGATTCAGGGCCTCCAGCTCGCGGCGGCCGACGCGGAGGAGCGAGCCGAGCTGCTGCATGAGGAGGCGGACACGGAGCGGCACGGCCGAGAGCGG gcagaGGCAGAAGTGGCCTCTCTAAACAGGCGCAtccagctggtggaggaggagctggaccgaGCTCAGGAGAGACTCGCCACCGCGCTGCAGaagctggaggaggcggagaaagCTGCTGATGAGAGCGAGag aggaatGAAGGTCATTGAGAACAGGGCGTCGAAGGacgaggagaagatggagatcCAGGAGATGCAGCTGAAGGAGGCCAAACACATCGCGGAGGAGGCCGACCGCAAATATGAAGAG gtGGCCCGTAAGCTGGTGATCCTGGAGGGCGACCTGGAGCGCTCAGAGGAGCGAGCCGAGGTGGCGGAGGC TAAATCAGGTGACCTCGAGGAAGAGTTGAAAAATGTCACCAACAACTTGAAGTCCCTGGAAGCCCAGGCGGAGAAG TACTCACAAAAGGAGGACAAATACGAGGAAGAGATCAAAGTCCTGACTGACAAGCTGAAGGAG GCCGAGACTCGTGCGGAGTTTGCTGAGAGGTCTGTGGCCAAGCTGGAGAAGACCATCGACGACCTGGAAG acGAGGTGTACGCTCAGAAGCTGAAGGGCAAGGCCCTCAGCGAGGAGCTGGACCTGGCCCTCAACGACATGACCACCCTGTAG
- the tpm2 gene encoding tropomyosin beta chain isoform X8: MASLASMDAVRRKIQGLQLAAADAEERAELLHEEADTERHGRERAEAEVASLNRRIQLVEEELDRAQERLATALQKLEEAEKAADESERGMKVIENRASKDEEKMEIQEMQLKEAKHIAEEADRKYEEVARKLVILEGDLERSEERAEVAEARVRELEEELRLMDQNMKSMMCGDEEYSQKEDKYEEEIKVLTDKLKEAETRAEFAERSVAKLEKTIDDLEDEVYAQKLKGKALSEELDLALNDMTTL, encoded by the exons ATGGCGTCGCTCGCCTCCATGGACGCGGTCCGGAGGAAGATTCAGGGCCTCCAGCTCGCGGCGGCCGACGCGGAGGAGCGAGCCGAGCTGCTGCATGAGGAGGCGGACACGGAGCGGCACGGCCGAGAGCGG gcagaGGCAGAAGTGGCCTCTCTAAACAGGCGCAtccagctggtggaggaggagctggaccgaGCTCAGGAGAGACTCGCCACCGCGCTGCAGaagctggaggaggcggagaaagCTGCTGATGAGAGCGAGag aggaatGAAGGTCATTGAGAACAGGGCGTCGAAGGacgaggagaagatggagatcCAGGAGATGCAGCTGAAGGAGGCCAAACACATCGCGGAGGAGGCCGACCGCAAATATGAAGAG gtGGCCCGTAAGCTGGTGATCCTGGAGGGCGACCTGGAGCGCTCAGAGGAGCGAGCCGAGGTGGCGGAGGC ACGAgtgagggagctggaggaggagctcagactCATGGACCAGAACATGAAGTCCATGATGTGCGGAGATGAAGAG TACTCACAAAAGGAGGACAAATACGAGGAAGAGATCAAAGTCCTGACTGACAAGCTGAAGGAG GCCGAGACTCGTGCGGAGTTTGCTGAGAGGTCTGTGGCCAAGCTGGAGAAGACCATCGACGACCTGGAAG acGAGGTGTACGCTCAGAAGCTGAAGGGCAAGGCCCTCAGCGAGGAGCTGGACCTGGCCCTCAACGACATGACCACCCTGTAG